The genomic segment gaatctcctacgaacgtttcgaagcgatccgagctcgactatgaaagttacggtcgttcgtagttacagagtcttttaaaaacaacattctttatgcaacatttgaaatccaaccatacaaaagacttaaaaaccataatttgaccgtattaagaacgttaacatcaagaagtgaataagaatcgtatacgtgctcggatcttaagaatagagttaccccgagactcgtatcatagtctacttacaactaagacatgccaaaagaaagaaaaggtaagcattacatacctggaagacaaattctcgactttcgacctatttcctgtcttgcaattcgcttaagaattattcgtggcctcgtaatctacatatagaaccatccataatatcgttaggatcatcgtcatacgctcgtcttaaacacttaatgaaagtccttttaaattctgtcgaaattcggggcGGCATTTCTTTTaagtgcctagcccgaaatttcaattcaaaaaccaacaacatcaacaacaaaaccaatagtaataacatcatttccaacaccaacatatgccataaaaatGTACCACAcaatgttttctaaatttcccaaccaaccaacttggaatacgactaattaataactttatttccgtaaagaagtcaaaattaatactaacaacattctcaatatcctacaagataaatatatgtatttccatccaaatttatcttcaaccctcaatccataatccaacaattcaacaagaacagccCACTAAACAAATATAACTTCATCTCTAATCATCAAATTCCCTTTACTTTCATCATTtgattcatgacaacaacaacaacaatatcaacaattattatgcatcataacttagctaatttcatccatttaatccacctaaaacagccccttaatccataattcaacaacatcaatacaacaaactataactctattcttattccttaatcaaacttaataaagagagggatttgaagattcataccttgcttttatgaaaatatccaaatcttcatcattttcttgtcttcaaactcacttcaacacaaaacaaaattataatcgcgCCTACGCATTGCCCGGACCTCGGTTAGCATTTGGTTGCTTGAAATTTGTGCAAAATCCTCAATTCCATGTGAGAATAAGAGCCCTTTTGGAGGCTGAAGTTTGTGGAAATTTTGGGAcattttgtgctgaaaaaaatgaggtttctgtcccttttaaaaaaatgccaacGTCGGTTTCACTGTAGCTACGATCGTAGCGATCGTAGCGCATCTGCagaatgctgtttctgcgtcgacagttcagtttgtaacgtctataattctctactccgatgtcctatcaatgaacggtttattgcattacaaactagactcgacgaacttcattttaggcttttaaaacaccttaaaactccacatatactatgagatatgcgcctccaaagttgactaaaaattcgcccagcatttctcaaattttcgtcgagcTTATTTTCCTCActctactcgatctcgaaatattccgaaactctccatacatgatattcgtcattcattatactaataatggccatgttctcgtgtttcaaaatgctctttcccgattacgacttacgaggtcgtaattcaccctttttcttcgttgttacgtactttccatggtttgtgccttttaaaacatcatgggacgtctccgacactccattactacgatgaggtacatgccatacttatgctctgaaaacgcggggtataacaatatttttccactttcacgcacaaaatctgtgcgtgaaagggtaaaatgtattttttcacttATGTATTTTtccactttcacgcacagattttaGGGTTTGGAAGtgtaaaacaataataaagactaactatgcaaaaaaatatatattatttaccATAAAGTTTACAAgactaatgtatatacactatcgaggaTGGGTCCCACAAGTAGTATGTCGGAGACTatccctaggcctaaggctcataccatccccaccgccctcgtCATCATCTCCAtcgccctttttcctcttaataacagggcgctccaagtcatgatcatcatctcTTCGCCTGCCCCGTGCTCCCTTGACTAGAatgtgcttcttcttgggatctggTCCCGCTGGCACACTCAGAACTTCAGGCTGAGTGTGGTCTGGTGTCTCGACCTCTACCTCGTCGGGAGTCGCCACCTCAGGTGCCGAAGGATGAAtctgaaaagtatataataattagtaccatttattatttatattgaatacattaacgttatttatttaatagaacctgtgtgtcaacgggcgcctgagtaggctcctgagatgggtctgtaggctcctgagatgggtgtggtggtgaatatgaggtagtctcctGGATGGGTCGCTCCTGTGGACCCACAGGCGTAGAACaatgaacctgaaataatatataaataatttagatttgatttattctaaaatgaacctgaaataaacaaataattaataaattattttactttattgtaaaagtcaaacctgtgtgtcgacggCCTCCTGAGATGCCTGGTGAGAGGGCTCCTGAGCGGCCCCCGGAGCAGGAGATGCAGATGGTGCCATATCAAACACGAAGTCCTCGAACATAGAGTCGTCGAAGTGCAGATGTAGGCCACCCTGTAGATCACGAACCGGCCGCTCACCCTGTGGATCACGAACTGGTGGATGTGAAAGTGAAGGCCAGGGCACATAACCTGAAAAAAGGTCCGGCGTATACAGAGGTGTCTGTGAAGTCGACGGACGGGAATGAGAAGTCGATGGGATATCTGTAGTTGCCGGCCGGTAAGAACTCGGCTGGATCTCTATAGTCGACGGAGCCTCATCACCTCTGCCAGCCCTACCACCTCTGCGACGACCACCAGCTCCTCGGCGACCACGACCACCTGCTGCCCCAGGTGGGGCACTGGGAACACGCTCATGGAGACGCTCAAAGTCATGTGCCTGTCTCATACCAGTCTCGGCAAGCTCAATCATCCGTGCTGCATACTCCGCCATCTCGGGGGCCTCCGTACGGGCAGTGCTCTCATAGCGCATCATCTGAACGGTCCGTACCTGCATATGTTTGCAAATATtaacaattgaataaatttgtaaagtagtacataaaacgatggtttaagtttaagactaataaaacttacTAACGCCTCGTACGCTCCTGCGAGAGCTACATATCCCAGGCCATCTGGACGACGCCTAGAGGGGTTGCCAATAATGATGCGAGTGATCCGCATGTACCACTCCATGTACACATGGATGGGAGTGTCATGTCCGACCACCGCTAGGCTCGCCATCCTCACATCCCAACTCTGGACCTGCTGCTGCATATGGAGTCGCCATGCATCATCGACGCCCGCACGCTCGTCCCTCGCATAGTGGTCATGCTCCCAAACCGTAGCCGCGGGTATATTCTGTACATACCCAAAATCGCCGTAACACGCGGTCGGCGCGTGATACTCAACgatatccatatgtatcaatggacaccgcgacatccACATGTGCTGACCAGCCCTACAAAACGTCGGCAGCTCATCCAAAATATGATcatacggcgtccatataaaagcctgtaaaaaaaattgaactagttaacaacaaaagactaaaatagtagcTATGTGGTCTAGCGTGTGAatccaaaatatgaacataccGTCTGCGCCGTCATGCGGTCTAGCTGATCCCTAAACGGGAGAAGGCTGTGGTGCGTCTCCACACGTCGGCGTACTCCTCGCGACCATCTCCGCGCGTATGGCATCGGCACAGTAAGATAGTCAGCGGGAGGGTCGGTGGTACGGGGCCgaaaaggtctcaacctagtccacacccatatcgatatagtcatttaaaaaaaaaattatcagtcgtcgttttaaaaaaatatattttgtgtataattacacacacttaaatatattacctgaaGGAGAGAGCAAAATGCAGGGACCTCTACCGTCGTGCCCATAGAACATCGGCGTAATCCTTGATACATGTAGCCCGGACACGGCCGCCCAACTATAACATCCTATCTCGGCGAGATCGTCGATATACCGAAGATACCTCGAAGCTCATATGCGAACCCGAAGTGTTCGGGAATAGGATGGccccgaatatgatgagtaGGTATAGACGCCCACGTCGATCAACATCGACCGAGGCGTGTCCTCTCCAATCGGATGCCGCATGTACGCGAGGCACAAGCGAGCGTAAAGGGCCGACAACAACGTACCGACTCGGCCGGAAATATGACCATCCGGAGCGCGAAACCGGTGAGCCAAATCAACTCATCCCGTGGGCGGCAGCACAGGAGGCTCCTCAATATACAATGGGCGTCCATCAACCTATAGCCCATAAatgacctccacatcctgaagggtaatggtagcctcactggtgcggagatgaaatgttTGCGTCTCCGGTCGCCACCTCTCAATCAATGCCGTCACTAGCGACCTATCGTGCTGTACCCGACCAACTTCGACGCACTGGTAGATACCGTCCCGACGTAGTATATCCTGGACACGAGGATGTGGGGGGCGAGCAGCTAAGATCTCTCATGCCGAATCCCCTACCGGGTACGGACCGAGACTCGGCCAGCAGGTTGGATGTCCATATATGTTGCGACCTATGCTCGGTGAAGATACGAGAACTCTCGGTCGAAGGGCCCGGATCGagggtggtgatccatctattttacgcattttaaataaatcattaacaagtagtattagtattagttatgtaatcttttatcgaaaattttattaaagattgtggtgacccatctgttttacgtattttaaataaatcattaacaagtaatattagttatgtaatcttttatagaaaattatattaagggttttcaatcctaagctacgggttatgaatcctaaactaagggttttcattcctaaaatataaagataagtcaaataattaacaattagttagcatacaattagtataaataattaataaataaacaaataactaactaatcaaataattaacaagttattatcatatatttaataaataaacaattaagtaactaatcaaaaaattaataaattattatcgtatatttaacaaataaacaattaattaactaatgaaacaattaagaaattattaacaaataaacaattggcttaacaaaaacaaaataaataattagccggtctaacaattgaaataactagtctcacaattaataaatacttaagtcgctaatccaacaattaacaaatactaaataaacaagcaataaataattaactaattaacaatagataaacaaataaaaaaaatggaaaaaaatggtACATTCCCAACGGTGCAAAGGTACCTGACGTCCCAAaaacgcacaaaaaaaaaaaaaaaagcaaaacgaGTAATCCACCACAGTTATACAATGACCATGCTtagggtaataatatatttaacaatgtaatagaaaattcgtagtgaaatacctagattgaagcttttttttgagtttttgaaatgtgttaTACGCCGCTCTATTCCGAAATCCAACCTTAgaaacttgttcctacacttcaatataccaagaatattgagttttggattgaaaaataacacgaaattaGCATTTTATGGGGGTTGGGGACCACCGAATCGGGTTTAATGGCGGGTGGGGGAGGCAACGGGTCTGTGGTGGGGAAGATGGGGGACCGATATATGGTTCTCCATtttcgtgcgtgaatactactaatgtaatttttttttttttttgcactagtttggttcaactttttattttttgtgctacttaagtcgcggattcGTTTGGGTAAGTTACACAGGGGTGAAAAGTGGGCCAATCCCCACTAACATATTGCTGGCACGTGAGATTGGCATAGGAAAAATATGGGCTGACTTAAGGAAAAGGACGCACATCGTAGGGATTGTTTTGGATTTTATGGCGGCGGCAACATCGAAGGCAACGTGATTGCTATTTGGGTTGGTTACGAAGGAGTTCTCGAAGTACTCCTCAATTTCAAAAAGATTatcttttttaactttttaaaagagattgATATCTTTTtatatgaagaaataatttaattttatgagagaatttacagccacacaaatatttaaggcTTGTTTTGAACTACATATTTTataagtctttctttattttttaaatttaatgtcaagtcaaactaagataatctttttgggatggaGAGAGTAATATGTTGGTTAGCAGATTAACGACAAGAATTAAGGGAAGGTTAGCTTCAACAGTTCGGCTATAACATATCCAAAGGTATTAGTATATTTATGGTATGATTATTACCCTTTTCGACATGAGTCTTGTAGTAGGAGATTTGTAATTGAATATTGAGTTTAAACTGTGATATTAGGAGAGATGTAGAATATTGGGATTTAGCTCTAAGCTTGAGATTTAGGAAACTTGAGATTTGACCCATCAATTGACATAAAAATTAGATCTTGATTATAGATTCAGACTACATGGCTTATGAATAACGTGTCCATGTAATCAATTTCGGATTTGGACCGTTGATCCGAGGGGCTGGTTTGAGTTGACCAAGGATTTACTTTGACCCCGAGGTGTCCTAAAAATTATGATATTAGTTTTCCTAGACTAAATTTGATCCGTTATTTATGTTATTGTATAGATTGAGGCTATTGGAGGTCGTATGAAGAGAATTTCGCGTTTCAAGTGAGGTTTGTGCACCGTTTATAAGGCAAGTGAGGCTTAAAAGCGTtaatttacttgcttttcataaaaaGCATATGATTTGTGTTGGATATATGCATTTAAACTATTTGGTTAGTGTGATTGGGCAAGCATGATCTAAATTGAATAATTTCAAGTGTCTAAAGTAATGACCGTATGAGTCCTTTAGCGTAGTTTCGCTTAAATAGATACTTactatatatgtaaaaatttgACTTGGTCTGGATTGGATATttgttccactttatcatatcttTAGAGGGACAGACTCCGACAGGGCCCATTGGGTTCCGCCGGAGGTGGATGCCAGAATTATAAGTGACCCGAGTAAGATTGTGGGTAAATAATCCCTACTCTggaagacggggtaagacatgGACAAATATGTACCGTGTCTCGTGAGCATAGATTCAGATTCAGTGTATTTCATGTGTTTCTTGTTTATACTTCATGATTTCAGCTTCAGCTTTAGTgcctgtgtatatatatacttgtactAGTTATTTGCTTTTATACATTATCAGGGATTTCTAAGACTTGCCCCAGGGGTAAGCTGAGAGTGTGTCGATGATCTTGCTGGGTCTTTTAGACTCacacttgttgatgtttgtaTGTGTGCAGGTGTGGTTAATGGCGACAGGTAGGCGATACCTGATTATTCCAGCTTTCTTCAGTCCAGTTCAGTCGAGGTGAGCCGCCATTAGATCATGACAGCctcttcttctttagttgacttaGTAGTACTCCGAGCTTCATCTCGTATCTTCGTATTCAGACTAGCAGTTCGATGACTTAAATATATTATGGGGTTTATGGGCAGACTCAATATTTGTATTTCGTTTCTGCATTTATCtttatattatgagactttgagtactattcttcttcatcttttaattatttgcatgattagtttagagggcTCGCCTCATGGATAGAAGCTCGTCAGGTGCCCTGTCGCAGCCTAAAGGTCAGATTTGGGTCACCTTCAATTCAATCCTCCAatatcccaaaaagattgtcctagTTTGACTTggtacggagtttaagaaataaaggaagacttttgaaatgtgtggtccaaacaaaccttagatatttgtgtggctgtaaatcatctcataaagttaaattatttctaaatatagaaaaatgttaatctttttgggacaaactaatcAGGAAAGTAGGATAATCTTTTAGGGCCTTTCCCACTTATAATTTTGTTTATTGTCCTTCCATCATTGTGAAATAGACATACAACATTTATCAAAATATAAGTACATTCATGAACCTGGTAAGAAAGTCTCACTTCAATTTCctacaaaagcataaacattACATCAAAATGTTAATCGTTTTGACAAACTGtatttgtttcaaaatatttattatttctaagaTAATAAGaagttatttattattttcttaatatcttTCCATATTATTCCAATTAGTGAATTGTTCgcttcaaaaaaataattaaaaagtaatttAGATAATTAGTAAATTCGATGATTAAAGCTGTTAAATCCTTTTGTCAAGTTAAGTGTACAAaagctttattaaaaaaaaaaaaaaaaaaaactaaagtgCGCATGGTATAACACGTCTCGTGTTGTCTGCTTGTATACGAATTGATCTTCTCGCCCTTTAATTTGCGGCTGTCACGTGTTTTCTGCACCCAACTAGGAACCTTTCCCTTACCTCTCCCTACAATAAATACAATTCCAAAATTATCACTTGGAATAATCCAATTCATATTTTTGCTATAACCACTTTATTGTGTCCATCCAGAAGaagtttcttatttttcatttctgtCCTCAAGGATGGAAATAACTTCATTGATGATGGAAATAACTTCATTGATGTCTTGTTCTAATCTTCTAAATTCTAGCACTAGGTGTTTCTTGATTAACCCCCCCTCAAACTCCACTAGTCTAAAACGAAAGTTAAGGCTAGTGGTTAATGCGATAAGAAATCGAGATGGTTATTATGGTGAAAGCAAGATTGTGGATGAAAACATGATAGTTCTACGAATGCGTATCAAAGAAATGAACATATCATCATCACAAGCTGGTCAATTacataattctaaaaattggaTGGAATGGGAGAAGAAGTACTATTCACATTATAATAAGgttgtttttgaaattgtaaggTTGTTACAAATGTGCTTGATGGAGACTAGGCCAGCTTTGGCTTTAGGGATAACAACACTTTTTTCTTTGAGTGTGCCTATCTCAACTTACTTTTTGATAGTCCATGCCATCGATATTGCCAAGAGTTTAATGTAATTGCACCAATTATACTTAAAGTTTGGTGTTAATTAGCTactttgaaacttgaaagaatGGCGCATGATCTTTGATCCCCAGGATTTTAACTTGACGGTTTTGATCTTTAAGGTTCTTTATAGAGAATTCAATGTATTTCTAAATTATGAGTTCGAATCTAATAttcattgatttttttaaaaattggcaTAAAAATGTACATTCCGTATCGAAAATATTAGTCTCGGATAAACCTGATGCCAAAACACTATCTGTTCGTCATCCTCAGGGCAATGACACACTTTCAAAATTGATTTATGCATTTCATAAAAATCCAACATTGTTTAAAGATAATGTAAAAGTCTTGTAACCTCTATATTCTTAGATTAAAATCAAATACAATAAAGTTGAATTTGATAATAGTTTCTTTTTGGATTATATTTTACTACTTTTGTTTGATGTCTTCTTTGGATTAGTTTTATGAGAAGAATCCAAAAAGAAACATAAATAAAACAGGAAAGAAAGGCattattttgtcaaaataaGGTAAATCTCTAGACTACGTTACCGTTCGTGCACATGAAGATGtaagaactatttatactaataaGGTATGTTACTTAAATTCTCAATACATCGTATCTAAAATACGACGTCAGAGAATATGAGGAAATTCAACAcgtttaaatcaattaaaatacgGAAAAGGCCAAATATCTTatcaactatcggaaatgggcTACATTTATCTGCCACTTTCGTCAATGTTTGGGTACCATTTATGTCATCACCGTTACAAAAATGACTCATTcgtgccatttttcattaacactgattttacaataccagatatgacatgtggcctccaattagagttCCACGTTGTTTAATTCaaccagcccaattttaaatccataattaataaaaaaaaaatcgacccaaattaatgaaaaaatggcatgaatgagccattttgataacggcgatggcataaatgagtcaaactattgacgagtggcataaatgagtcatttccaatagttcgatggcatatttgagctttTTCCGATTAAAATATGAAGGAGATGCTCACGTATCTTTTAGAAAAACCAACCTTAAGACACATCATAAAAAGGTTTTAAGATTAATAATAGAATATGTTTGACCTATCTTTATAAGAGTATTGATTAAAAGTAATACAGTTTATGCATAAATTTCTGATTCCAAGGCAGAGCCGAGTTTTTGAGTAGTGGCTTCTTTCGTCGTCCTGTTTTTGTCGTAGCCAAAATATACTCCCTTTGTCCGAAAAGACCACTCAAGTTTTGCTTCTAGAGTCAGTTAATCAATTAATCTTCAGAACTAAATTAGATTACattctttaatatttctaaAGTAAAATTTGGATACTCAAAAACTATACgaaaaatatataccataagttacaatttttctcatatcaatatgatAAAAAAGTACATCTAAAAATGAGATAGCAGCAAAACAAGTCATGAATGTTCTGTTGGAAATTCTTATGAAAAATACTTGATCACAAACACTTGTTGGAAATTCTTatggaaaatacttgatcacgaactttggaaaatacttgatcacgaaccttGCAAGAAATTCTTAAAAGtttgaggcatgtcaattaaaacactgtccttaaggatatttcacccggtatgggtgtatcccccaggattcaacaagctcttctagtacaaaactagaagccagaatctaacaaagatttatcTCAAAGAAAATCCAAAGAATACAAAATTATATGAAGTA from the Lycium ferocissimum isolate CSIRO_LF1 chromosome 11, AGI_CSIRO_Lferr_CH_V1, whole genome shotgun sequence genome contains:
- the LOC132038126 gene encoding uncharacterized protein LOC132038126, producing the protein MQQQVQSWDVRMASLAVVGHDTPIHVYMEWYMRITRIIIGNPSRRRPDGLGYVALAGAYEALVRTVQMMRYESTARTEAPEMAEYAARMIELAETGMRQAHDFERLHERVPSAPPGAAGGRGRRGAGGRRRGGRAGRGDEAPSTIEIQPSSYRPATTDIPSTSHSRPSTSQTPLYTPDLFSGYVPWPSLSHPPVRDPQGERPVRDLQGGLHLHFDDSMFEDFVFDMAPSASPAPGAAQEPSHQASQEAVDTQVHCSTPVGPQERPIQETTSYSPPHPSQEPTDPSQEPTQAPVDTQIHPSAPEVATPDEVEVETPDHTQPEVLSVPAGPDPKKKHILVKGARGRRRDDDHDLERPVIKRKKGDGDDDEGGGDGMSLRPRDSLRHTTCGTHPR